The following coding sequences lie in one Isoptericola variabilis 225 genomic window:
- a CDS encoding family 43 glycosylhydrolase: protein MTDQIGVNPIVLQRADPCVLRHDGRYYFTGSYPLYDRIVLRRADRLEDLQAAPEVTIWERHEDGPQSHLVWAPEIHRVDGRWYVYYAAAPDEAVTADGPGVDDTFNHRIFVIECADDDPLTGTWVERGQVDTGWESFALDATSFVRDGVQYLVWAQQDAAVKGHSNLYIARMRNPWTLDGPAVMLSRPEHDWEIQGFWVNEGPSVLQRNGRLYLTYSGSATGIEYAMGVLTADADADLLDPASWTKSPEPVFVSDPAAGQYGPGHNSFTETPDGDVVLVYHSRTYTEITGDPLYDPNRHACAQVLPFDADGNPVWGTPLPTTRPTPTSTDVLDPSGEF from the coding sequence ATGACGGACCAGATCGGCGTCAACCCGATCGTGCTCCAGCGCGCCGACCCGTGCGTCCTGCGGCACGACGGCCGGTACTACTTCACCGGCTCGTACCCGCTCTACGACCGCATCGTGCTGCGTCGCGCGGACCGGCTGGAGGACCTCCAGGCGGCGCCCGAGGTGACGATCTGGGAGCGGCACGAGGACGGCCCGCAGTCGCACCTCGTCTGGGCCCCGGAGATCCACCGCGTCGACGGACGCTGGTACGTCTACTACGCGGCCGCGCCCGACGAGGCCGTGACCGCCGACGGCCCCGGCGTCGACGACACGTTCAACCACCGGATCTTCGTCATCGAGTGCGCCGACGACGACCCGCTCACGGGCACGTGGGTCGAGCGCGGCCAGGTGGACACCGGGTGGGAGTCGTTCGCCCTCGACGCGACGAGCTTCGTGCGCGACGGCGTCCAGTACCTCGTGTGGGCGCAGCAGGACGCCGCGGTCAAGGGCCACTCCAACCTCTACATCGCGCGCATGCGCAACCCGTGGACGCTCGACGGCCCGGCCGTGATGCTCAGCCGCCCCGAGCACGACTGGGAGATCCAGGGCTTCTGGGTCAACGAGGGCCCGTCGGTCCTCCAGCGGAACGGCCGGCTCTACCTCACCTACTCCGGCTCGGCCACGGGCATCGAGTACGCGATGGGCGTGCTGACCGCCGACGCCGACGCCGACCTGCTGGACCCGGCGTCGTGGACCAAGAGCCCCGAGCCGGTGTTCGTGAGCGATCCGGCCGCCGGCCAGTACGGACCGGGCCACAACTCGTTCACCGAGACGCCGGACGGCGACGTCGTCCTCGTCTACCACTCCCGCACGTACACCGAGATCACGGGCGACCCGCTGTACGACCCGAACCGCCACGCGTGCGCGCAGGTGCTGCCCTTCGACGCCGACGGCAATCCCGTGTGGGGCACGCCGCTGCCGACGACGCGGCCCACGCCCACCTCGACCGACGTCCTCGACCCGTCCGGAGAGTTCTGA
- a CDS encoding sugar phosphate isomerase/epimerase: MTSPRTFGVNTWVWCSPLTDARLAELAPRVAGWGFDSIELPVENAGDWDPERAATLLDSLGLTATLVLAMGPGRELVAADRDTIRSTRDYMRHVIDVAHALSVRVVAGPAYTSVGRTWRMSDTERQACYLQLRDGLAPVVEHARAAGVVVAVEPLNRFETSLINTVDQALEALEGLPAEACGVGLDTFHMNIEEKDIPAAVRRAGSRIAHVQVCGNDRGAPGADHLDWRGILAALDDVGYDGPLTIESFTGDNETIATAAAIWRPLAADQDAIAVDGLAFLAGLVREGAPMH, translated from the coding sequence ATGACGTCACCAAGGACGTTCGGGGTGAACACCTGGGTGTGGTGCTCGCCGCTCACGGACGCCCGTCTGGCCGAGCTGGCGCCGCGCGTCGCCGGCTGGGGCTTCGACTCGATCGAGCTGCCGGTGGAGAACGCCGGCGACTGGGACCCCGAGCGGGCGGCGACGCTGCTCGACTCGCTCGGCCTGACGGCCACGCTCGTGCTCGCGATGGGTCCCGGTCGCGAGCTCGTCGCCGCGGACCGGGACACCATCCGGTCCACGCGGGACTACATGCGGCACGTGATCGACGTGGCGCACGCCCTCTCGGTCCGGGTGGTCGCCGGGCCGGCCTACACGTCCGTCGGGCGTACCTGGCGGATGTCGGACACGGAGCGCCAGGCGTGCTACCTCCAGCTCCGCGACGGTCTGGCGCCCGTCGTCGAGCACGCCCGGGCGGCGGGCGTCGTGGTCGCCGTCGAACCGCTCAACCGGTTCGAGACGAGCCTGATCAACACCGTCGACCAGGCGCTCGAGGCGCTCGAGGGTCTGCCGGCCGAGGCCTGCGGCGTGGGCCTCGACACCTTCCACATGAACATCGAGGAGAAGGACATCCCCGCCGCCGTCCGGCGTGCCGGCTCGCGGATCGCGCACGTGCAGGTGTGCGGCAACGACCGCGGGGCCCCGGGTGCCGACCACCTCGACTGGCGCGGCATCCTCGCCGCCCTCGACGACGTCGGCTACGACGGTCCGCTGACGATCGAGTCGTTCACGGGGGACAACGAGACCATCGCGACCGCGGCGGCCATCTGGCGGCCGCTCGCGGCCGACCAGGACGCGATCGCCGTCGACGGGCTCGCGTTCCTCGCGGGGCTCGTGAGGGAGGGGGCGCCGATGCACTGA
- a CDS encoding ABC transporter ATP-binding protein: MRETREPLLDVRGLCAGYGASMVLEDVTFSMGVEAVAVVGRNGMGKTTLCDALVGFVPPRSGRVSLRGERLDGRAPERIARAGISYVPQGRRLFPSLTVDEHLSMLARRTRNKRWTPQAVYELFPRLAERKKHGGAALSGGEQQMLAVGRALLLNGHLVVMDEPSEGLAPTVVDVLVDAVHRLVDEGVAVLVVEQNLRAAVRMARRQLVMVSGRLEAEFTGDELLARPDLQHRYLGVGTEEPVGR, translated from the coding sequence ATGAGAGAGACGCGCGAACCCCTGCTCGACGTGCGCGGCCTGTGCGCCGGCTACGGGGCGTCCATGGTCCTCGAGGACGTCACGTTCAGCATGGGCGTCGAGGCGGTGGCGGTCGTCGGCCGCAACGGCATGGGCAAGACCACGCTCTGCGACGCGCTCGTCGGGTTCGTGCCGCCGAGGTCGGGCCGCGTGTCGCTCCGGGGCGAGCGGCTCGACGGGCGCGCGCCGGAACGGATCGCGCGGGCGGGCATCTCCTACGTCCCGCAGGGACGGCGGCTCTTCCCGTCGCTCACGGTCGACGAGCACCTGTCGATGCTGGCCCGGCGGACCCGGAACAAGCGGTGGACGCCCCAGGCGGTCTACGAGCTGTTCCCCCGCCTGGCGGAGCGCAAGAAGCACGGGGGCGCGGCCCTGTCCGGCGGCGAGCAGCAGATGCTCGCCGTCGGGCGGGCGCTCCTGCTCAACGGGCACCTGGTCGTCATGGACGAGCCGTCCGAGGGGCTGGCCCCGACCGTGGTCGACGTCCTGGTCGACGCCGTGCACCGCCTGGTCGACGAAGGGGTGGCCGTGCTCGTCGTCGAGCAGAACCTCCGTGCCGCCGTCCGGATGGCGCGCCGTCAGCTCGTCATGGTCTCCGGCAGGCTCGAGGCCGAGTTCACGGGCGACGAGCTCCTGGCACGTCCCGACCTGCAGCACCGGTACCTCGGCGTGGGCACCGAGGAGCCCGTGGGCCGCTGA
- a CDS encoding ATP-binding domain-containing protein, translating into MNPLTTSAFDLPDRLAHKGDPTLVADDARHFAAIARTRDEPRRRAFAQNTDLVRAFHRAWPLLDAARRRLGDPESARRRRTDEATIAARQERMADVVEDLIRTDDSELGVMQMLRGQDLQDALVDRDALAAAPQDRLAGPFAHVVVDEAQELTDAEWQMVLGRCPSRSLTVVGDRAQARHGFAGSWHERLARVGLDQVRIAHLTVNYRTPAEVMAEAERVVRMALPDANVPTSVRSTGVPVTYGSADDLRAVLDAWLAEHHEGTACVIGDPAFVEEPRVRSLTPETAKGLEFDLVVLVDPDAFGDGVEGAVDRYVAMTRATQRLVVLSH; encoded by the coding sequence ATGAACCCCCTGACCACCAGCGCGTTCGACCTCCCCGACCGTCTCGCCCACAAGGGCGACCCCACGCTGGTCGCCGACGACGCGCGCCACTTCGCGGCGATCGCGCGCACCCGCGACGAACCGCGACGCCGGGCGTTCGCGCAGAACACGGACCTCGTGCGGGCGTTCCACCGGGCGTGGCCGCTGCTCGACGCCGCACGCCGACGCCTCGGCGACCCGGAGAGCGCCCGCCGCCGACGCACGGACGAGGCCACGATCGCGGCCCGGCAGGAGCGCATGGCCGACGTCGTCGAGGACCTGATCCGCACCGACGACAGCGAGCTCGGCGTCATGCAGATGCTCCGCGGCCAGGACCTGCAGGACGCGCTCGTCGACCGGGACGCGCTGGCGGCGGCGCCCCAGGACCGGCTCGCCGGCCCGTTCGCGCACGTCGTCGTCGACGAGGCGCAGGAGCTCACCGACGCCGAGTGGCAGATGGTCCTCGGCCGGTGCCCGTCCCGCAGCCTCACCGTGGTCGGTGACCGCGCCCAGGCCCGGCACGGGTTCGCCGGGTCGTGGCACGAGCGGCTCGCGCGCGTCGGTCTCGACCAGGTCCGCATCGCCCACCTGACCGTCAACTACCGGACACCGGCGGAGGTCATGGCCGAGGCGGAGCGGGTCGTCCGGATGGCGCTCCCGGACGCCAACGTGCCGACGTCGGTCCGCAGCACCGGCGTGCCGGTGACGTACGGCTCGGCCGACGACCTGCGCGCCGTCCTCGACGCCTGGCTCGCGGAGCACCACGAGGGCACGGCGTGCGTGATCGGCGACCCGGCGTTCGTCGAGGAGCCGCGCGTCCGGTCGCTCACCCCGGAGACGGCCAAGGGCCTCGAGTTCGACCTCGTCGTGCTCGTCGACCCCGACGCGTTCGGCGACGGCGTCGAGGGTGCGGTCGACCGCTACGTCGCCATGACCCGCGCGACGCAGCGGCTCGTGGTCCTCTCGCACTGA
- a CDS encoding ThuA domain-containing protein: protein MQRRKRFIAGSLATAVLASALTGTVLGSAAQADEQDFDVLFFHKTTGFRHGSIPAALAAVEELGAEHGFSVTETQDAAIFTDDALAEYEAVVLYTDGENTLNAAQRGGFERYVHRGGGVVGLHSSSNMDKTNWPWWADLMGGAFFKSHPSGSEQFQEATVRVEDPTHPSTAALPAEWVRTDEWYNFTANPREKVHVLLTLDETTYNPGPDAMGEDHPIAWCSNFDGGRTWYTALGHESAHYAEPLLREHILGGIQWAAGAAEGDCGEPREGIPTEVSFEKVALDDNTANPMELAVAPDGRVFYVELAGAVKMYDPESGSVRRIGDIPVHRGNENGLLGIALDPEFETNQWMYLFYSAPSPEVQRVARFTLDGDSLDMASESVLLEFPHQREVCCHSAGSMTFGPDGNLFISTGDDTAHFASQGYSPIDGRIYDQYTSEDAKRSYDARRTSGNTNDLRGKILRIKPEPDGSYSIPEGNLFPPGTDRTRPEIYTMGHRNPFRIAVDDERGWVYAGEVGPDANSDNPNRGPRGYDEWNQIREPGNYGWPYCIGDNQPYREWDFATSTPGEFFDCENGPRNDSPFNTGLDVVPPAKDAFIWYPYGTSPEFPELPGGNGRTAYAGDVYHYDPELLGDGQFPAYYDDTVFVMEWSRNWIGTLHLDENGDYAGFERFMPNTQFRSPHDMAFGPDGAMYLIEWGIDFNYAGGGVNPDSGLYKISYTKGARTPVAQASVDVDSGPAPLTVTFTGDTSHDPDGDELTFAWDFGDGATSDEANPTHTYTEPGEYTARLTVSDPSGRSSSSNVTIVAGNTRPEVTIETPAHGKVFSWGDEIPFTVTVSDAEDGSGDAIDCSRVTVQQGLYHDEGGNAHVHPGQSQTGCSGTLVTQEDAEHGDAADIALTITASYTDLGGETGAPELTGAVTHFLQQPRKEAEHFGDSSNVTTSAAGDAETGGRDAIEGQAGAWASYEPYNLEGIGSMTLRAAVADDATVEVRRDAPDGELLGTAQIPGLTEVGREAGPEGFGTAVGLNRGGPLERVELPTGVVAGVEDFTISAWVNWSGGQSWTRIFDFGSGTGTNMFLTPSAGGSNTMRYAITIGSGEQQINTSRALPTGGWQHVAVTLSGTTGTLYLNGEPIGTNANMTLSPADLGATTQNWIGDSQYTADPLLNAAVDDFNVFDRALTAEEIGSLMTTPGGTAGGGNVAWYRFDEEGGTTAVDSSGQGNDARIAVAQGAATWQSVEVDLQATEGTFPLYLVFPDGKVRVNWMELHAAPGACPEPDQRATVVIGSVDSGVPNYDTGDGCTVNDVILDEQEWDGRGPFLKHVRDVVAALEADGVLTAQEARDIHRAAAQSDVARGRVML, encoded by the coding sequence ATGCAAAGACGCAAGAGATTCATCGCAGGCTCACTGGCGACGGCAGTGCTGGCGTCGGCCCTGACCGGCACGGTGCTCGGCTCCGCCGCCCAGGCCGACGAGCAGGACTTCGACGTCCTGTTCTTCCACAAGACGACCGGCTTTCGGCACGGGTCGATCCCCGCGGCGCTCGCCGCCGTCGAGGAGCTGGGGGCGGAGCACGGCTTCTCCGTGACCGAGACCCAGGACGCCGCGATCTTCACCGACGACGCGCTGGCCGAGTACGAGGCCGTCGTCCTGTACACCGACGGCGAGAACACGCTCAACGCCGCGCAGCGCGGAGGGTTCGAGCGGTACGTCCATCGCGGCGGCGGCGTCGTGGGACTGCACTCGTCGTCCAACATGGACAAGACGAACTGGCCGTGGTGGGCCGACCTCATGGGAGGGGCGTTCTTCAAGAGCCACCCCTCGGGCAGCGAGCAGTTCCAGGAGGCGACGGTGCGGGTCGAGGACCCGACCCACCCGTCGACCGCGGCGCTCCCCGCCGAGTGGGTCCGCACGGACGAGTGGTACAACTTCACCGCCAACCCGCGCGAGAAGGTGCACGTCCTGCTGACGCTGGACGAGACGACCTACAACCCCGGTCCTGACGCCATGGGCGAGGACCACCCGATCGCGTGGTGCTCGAACTTCGACGGCGGCCGCACCTGGTACACCGCCCTCGGCCACGAGTCGGCGCACTACGCCGAGCCCCTGCTGCGCGAGCACATTCTCGGCGGCATCCAGTGGGCGGCGGGCGCCGCCGAGGGTGACTGCGGCGAGCCGCGCGAGGGCATCCCGACCGAGGTGTCGTTCGAGAAGGTTGCGCTCGACGACAACACGGCCAACCCGATGGAGCTGGCCGTGGCGCCCGACGGACGGGTCTTCTACGTCGAGCTGGCCGGCGCGGTCAAGATGTACGACCCGGAGAGCGGGTCGGTCCGCCGGATCGGCGACATCCCGGTGCACCGCGGCAACGAGAACGGCCTGCTCGGCATCGCGCTCGATCCGGAGTTCGAGACGAACCAGTGGATGTACCTCTTCTACAGCGCGCCGAGCCCGGAGGTGCAACGGGTCGCCCGGTTCACGCTGGACGGTGACTCGCTGGACATGGCCTCCGAGTCCGTCCTCCTCGAGTTCCCGCACCAGCGCGAGGTGTGCTGCCACTCGGCCGGGTCGATGACGTTCGGCCCCGACGGCAACCTCTTCATCTCGACGGGCGACGACACCGCCCACTTCGCCTCGCAGGGGTACTCGCCGATCGACGGCCGCATCTACGACCAGTACACGAGCGAGGACGCCAAGCGTTCCTACGACGCGCGCCGCACGTCGGGCAACACGAACGACCTGCGCGGCAAGATCCTGCGGATCAAGCCGGAGCCCGACGGGTCGTACTCGATCCCCGAGGGCAACCTCTTCCCGCCCGGCACGGACAGGACGCGGCCCGAGATCTACACCATGGGCCACCGCAACCCGTTCCGGATCGCCGTCGACGACGAGCGGGGCTGGGTCTACGCGGGCGAGGTCGGTCCCGACGCCAACAGCGACAACCCCAACAGGGGTCCGCGCGGCTACGACGAGTGGAACCAGATCCGCGAGCCCGGCAACTACGGCTGGCCGTACTGCATCGGGGACAACCAGCCCTACCGCGAGTGGGACTTCGCCACGAGCACGCCGGGCGAGTTCTTCGACTGCGAGAACGGCCCGCGGAACGACTCGCCGTTCAACACCGGCCTGGACGTCGTGCCGCCCGCCAAGGACGCGTTCATCTGGTACCCGTACGGGACGTCGCCCGAGTTCCCGGAGCTCCCCGGTGGCAACGGCCGGACCGCGTACGCCGGCGACGTCTACCACTACGACCCCGAGCTGCTGGGTGACGGACAGTTCCCCGCGTACTACGACGACACCGTGTTCGTCATGGAGTGGTCCCGGAACTGGATCGGCACGCTGCACCTCGACGAGAACGGGGACTACGCCGGGTTCGAGCGGTTCATGCCGAACACGCAGTTCCGCAGCCCGCACGACATGGCGTTCGGGCCCGACGGCGCGATGTACCTCATCGAGTGGGGCATCGACTTCAACTACGCCGGCGGCGGCGTCAACCCGGACTCCGGCCTGTACAAGATCAGCTACACCAAGGGCGCCCGGACCCCGGTCGCGCAGGCGTCGGTCGACGTCGACTCGGGCCCGGCCCCGCTCACGGTGACGTTCACCGGCGACACCAGCCACGACCCGGACGGCGACGAGCTGACGTTCGCGTGGGACTTCGGTGACGGCGCGACCTCGGACGAGGCCAACCCGACGCACACGTACACCGAGCCGGGCGAGTACACCGCGCGTCTGACCGTCAGCGACCCGTCGGGCCGGTCGAGCAGCTCCAACGTCACGATCGTGGCGGGGAACACCCGGCCGGAGGTGACGATCGAGACGCCGGCGCACGGCAAGGTCTTCAGCTGGGGTGACGAGATCCCGTTCACGGTCACCGTGTCGGACGCGGAGGACGGGTCGGGCGACGCGATCGACTGCTCGCGGGTGACGGTCCAGCAGGGCCTGTACCACGACGAGGGCGGCAACGCCCACGTCCACCCGGGGCAGTCGCAGACCGGGTGCTCCGGCACGCTCGTGACGCAGGAGGACGCCGAGCACGGTGACGCCGCGGACATCGCGCTGACGATCACGGCGAGCTACACCGACCTCGGCGGCGAGACCGGTGCACCGGAGCTCACGGGTGCCGTCACGCACTTCCTGCAGCAGCCGCGCAAGGAGGCGGAGCACTTCGGCGACTCGTCGAACGTCACGACCAGCGCCGCCGGCGACGCGGAGACGGGCGGTCGGGACGCGATCGAGGGCCAGGCGGGAGCCTGGGCGTCGTACGAGCCGTACAACCTCGAGGGCATCGGCAGCATGACGCTCCGGGCGGCCGTCGCGGACGACGCCACCGTCGAGGTGCGTCGGGACGCCCCCGACGGCGAGCTCCTGGGGACCGCCCAGATCCCCGGTCTCACGGAGGTCGGCCGGGAGGCGGGTCCGGAAGGGTTCGGCACCGCCGTCGGCCTCAACCGCGGGGGCCCGCTCGAGAGGGTGGAGCTGCCGACCGGCGTGGTCGCCGGCGTGGAGGACTTCACCATCTCCGCGTGGGTGAACTGGTCGGGCGGGCAGTCGTGGACCCGGATCTTCGACTTCGGGTCCGGCACCGGTACCAACATGTTCCTGACGCCGAGCGCGGGCGGGAGCAACACGATGCGGTACGCGATCACGATCGGCTCGGGGGAGCAGCAGATCAACACGTCTCGGGCGCTGCCCACGGGCGGGTGGCAGCACGTCGCGGTCACCCTCTCGGGCACCACGGGCACGCTGTACCTCAACGGTGAGCCGATCGGGACCAACGCGAACATGACGTTGAGCCCGGCGGACCTGGGGGCGACGACCCAGAACTGGATCGGCGACTCCCAGTACACGGCGGACCCGCTCCTCAACGCCGCGGTCGACGACTTCAACGTGTTCGACCGGGCGCTGACCGCCGAGGAGATCGGCTCCCTGATGACCACGCCCGGCGGCACCGCCGGCGGCGGCAACGTCGCCTGGTACCGGTTCGACGAGGAGGGCGGCACGACGGCCGTCGACTCCTCCGGGCAGGGGAACGACGCGAGGATCGCCGTGGCCCAGGGCGCCGCGACCTGGCAGAGCGTCGAGGTGGACCTCCAGGCCACGGAGGGCACGTTCCCGCTCTACCTCGTCTTCCCCGACGGCAAGGTGCGCGTCAACTGGATGGAGCTCCACGCCGCACCCGGGGCGTGCCCCGAGCCCGACCAGCGCGCGACGGTGGTCATCGGCAGCGTCGACAGCGGTGTGCCGAACTACGACACCGGCGACGGGTGCACGGTCAACGACGTCATCCTCGACGAGCAGGAGTGGGACGGTCGCGGCCCGTTCCTCAAGCACGTGCGCGACGTCGTCGCGGCACTCGAGGCCGACGGTGTGCTGACCGCGCAGGAGGCCCGCGACATCCACCGGGCGGCCGCCCAGAGCGACGTCGCGCGGGGGAGGGTGATGCTCTGA
- a CDS encoding LLM class flavin-dependent oxidoreductase, producing the protein MTDYGHDLAFGTFITPQNADPHAPVRLAQLSEQAGLDLVTFQDHPYQPTFHDTWTLLSWVAARTERVTLSGNVLNLPLRQPAVLARAAASLDLLSGGRVALGIGAGAFWDAVAAMGGPRLTPGESVQALEEAMEIVRGIWDARERRPLRLDGEHHRVAGAKRGPAPAHDIPIWVGAYKPRMLRLVGRAADGWLPSLAYLKDGDLRRGNAIVDEAAQEAGRDPSEVRRLLNVGGAVLPSRQGFLQGPVEQWVDELTALAIEDGVGTFVLASDEPRLIEVFGEEIAPAVREQVARERSASGTVPAAARRGARALALRRPGIDYAAVPASLAATAVEPGDREYPAVRHNYLRAGAPGIVLRPRTTEQVVEALAYARAQDVPLGVRSGGHGISGRSTNDGGVVIDLGGLDRIEVVDGATRRVRLGAGATWGAVAEALRPHGWAISSGDYGGVGVGGLATTGGVGLLGRVFGLTIDHVVAAEVVTADGRVLHASADENPDLFWGLRGAGANLGIVTWVEVEAMPLGDVVYSRMTLDATDTAGLLERWGAAVERAPRELTSFLILSPGRRGDGPVAQLMTVHASDDTDAAVRELERLADAGPVLAHEAYLVPYTGVVQRVPKDHAGGGDPAVRSGLVEHLDPDTSRAFEKLAASGVPYFLQVRATGGAAHDVAPDATAYPHRHQNFVLTAMAVSQDRMDAVWDAEMAPHTDGLYLSFDTDTRPERLVDAFGEPGLARLRRLKREYDPQNVFRSNFPIPPADD; encoded by the coding sequence ATGACCGACTACGGCCACGACCTGGCGTTCGGCACCTTCATCACCCCGCAGAACGCGGACCCGCACGCCCCGGTGCGGCTCGCCCAGCTTTCCGAGCAGGCCGGGCTGGACCTGGTGACGTTCCAGGACCACCCGTACCAGCCCACGTTCCACGACACCTGGACGCTGCTGTCCTGGGTCGCGGCCCGGACCGAGCGCGTGACGCTCTCGGGCAACGTGCTCAACCTCCCGCTGCGGCAGCCCGCGGTGCTCGCGCGCGCGGCGGCCTCGCTCGACCTGCTGTCGGGCGGCCGGGTGGCGCTCGGCATCGGGGCCGGTGCGTTCTGGGACGCCGTCGCCGCCATGGGTGGGCCGCGGCTCACGCCGGGCGAGTCCGTGCAGGCGCTCGAGGAAGCCATGGAGATCGTCCGCGGCATCTGGGACGCGCGCGAGCGCCGTCCGCTGCGCCTCGACGGCGAGCACCACCGCGTCGCGGGCGCCAAGCGGGGCCCGGCACCCGCGCACGACATCCCGATCTGGGTCGGCGCGTACAAGCCGCGCATGCTCCGGCTCGTCGGCCGGGCGGCCGACGGCTGGCTGCCGTCGCTCGCCTACCTCAAGGACGGCGACCTCCGCCGCGGCAACGCGATCGTCGACGAGGCGGCGCAGGAGGCCGGCCGCGACCCGTCCGAGGTGCGTCGCCTGCTCAACGTGGGCGGCGCCGTCCTGCCGTCCCGCCAGGGCTTCCTCCAGGGCCCGGTCGAGCAGTGGGTCGACGAGCTCACGGCGCTCGCGATCGAGGACGGCGTCGGCACGTTCGTGCTCGCGAGCGACGAGCCGCGGCTGATCGAGGTCTTCGGCGAGGAGATCGCGCCGGCGGTCCGCGAGCAGGTCGCCCGGGAGCGCTCCGCGTCGGGCACCGTCCCGGCCGCGGCGCGCCGCGGCGCCCGTGCCCTCGCGCTCCGCCGGCCGGGCATCGACTACGCCGCCGTGCCGGCGTCGCTCGCCGCGACCGCCGTCGAGCCGGGCGACCGGGAGTACCCGGCGGTGCGGCACAACTACCTGCGTGCCGGTGCGCCCGGCATCGTGCTGCGACCCCGGACGACCGAGCAGGTCGTGGAGGCGTTGGCCTACGCCCGGGCCCAGGACGTGCCGCTCGGCGTGCGCTCCGGCGGGCACGGCATCAGCGGCCGCTCGACCAACGACGGCGGCGTCGTCATCGACCTCGGCGGCCTCGACCGGATCGAGGTCGTCGACGGCGCGACCCGGCGCGTGCGGCTGGGCGCGGGTGCCACGTGGGGTGCCGTCGCGGAGGCGCTGCGGCCGCACGGCTGGGCGATCAGCTCGGGCGACTACGGCGGCGTGGGCGTCGGCGGGCTCGCCACGACGGGCGGCGTCGGCCTGCTCGGGCGCGTGTTCGGGCTCACGATCGACCACGTGGTCGCGGCCGAGGTGGTGACCGCCGACGGTCGGGTCCTGCACGCGTCGGCGGACGAGAACCCGGACCTCTTCTGGGGGCTGCGCGGCGCGGGCGCCAACCTGGGGATCGTCACGTGGGTCGAGGTCGAGGCCATGCCGCTCGGCGACGTCGTCTACTCGCGCATGACGCTCGACGCGACCGACACCGCAGGGCTGCTCGAGCGGTGGGGGGCTGCCGTCGAGCGGGCGCCGCGCGAGCTGACGAGCTTCCTCATCCTGTCGCCCGGGCGTCGCGGCGACGGTCCCGTGGCCCAGCTCATGACCGTGCACGCGAGCGACGACACCGACGCCGCGGTGCGCGAGCTCGAGCGGCTCGCCGACGCCGGACCCGTGCTCGCGCACGAGGCCTACCTCGTCCCGTACACCGGCGTCGTGCAGCGCGTGCCGAAGGACCACGCGGGCGGGGGAGACCCCGCCGTGCGCTCGGGCCTGGTCGAGCACCTCGACCCCGACACGAGCCGCGCGTTCGAGAAGCTCGCGGCCTCCGGAGTCCCGTACTTCCTGCAGGTGCGGGCGACGGGCGGCGCGGCGCACGACGTTGCACCCGACGCGACCGCGTACCCGCACCGGCACCAGAACTTCGTGCTCACCGCCATGGCGGTGTCGCAGGACCGCATGGACGCCGTGTGGGACGCCGAGATGGCGCCGCACACCGACGGGCTGTACCTGTCGTTCGACACCGACACGCGGCCCGAGCGCCTGGTCGACGCGTTCGGGGAGCCCGGCCTGGCCCGCCTGCGCCGGCTCAAGCGCGAGTACGACCCGCAGAACGTGTTCCGCTCGAACTTCCCGATCCCGCCCGCGGACGACTGA
- a CDS encoding MarR family winged helix-turn-helix transcriptional regulator has protein sequence MTADAGAPPAAPPQVTSSTVLGWALAALLREWSTRVEAVTADLPHGPRGYRVLAAVVHDSPPTQAALASMLGIDRTVMTYLLDRFVECDLVERRQDPADRRARRVVATEHGRRVLADLDARVAAAEEQLLEGLEPADRDALRTLLARAATAAAPGDDPCGIVARFLDAEGG, from the coding sequence ATGACCGCAGACGCCGGCGCACCGCCGGCCGCCCCGCCCCAGGTCACGTCGAGCACCGTGCTCGGCTGGGCCCTCGCCGCGCTGCTGCGCGAGTGGAGCACGCGGGTCGAGGCCGTGACCGCCGACCTCCCCCACGGCCCGCGCGGCTACCGCGTGCTCGCGGCCGTCGTGCACGACAGCCCGCCGACCCAGGCGGCGCTCGCGAGCATGCTCGGGATCGACCGCACGGTCATGACGTACCTGCTCGACCGGTTCGTCGAGTGCGACCTCGTCGAGCGCCGTCAGGACCCGGCCGACCGGCGCGCCCGACGCGTCGTCGCGACCGAGCACGGGCGGCGGGTGCTCGCCGACCTCGACGCCCGCGTGGCGGCGGCCGAGGAGCAGCTGCTCGAAGGGCTCGAGCCGGCCGACCGGGACGCGCTGCGCACGCTCCTCGCCAGGGCGGCCACGGCCGCCGCGCCCGGCGACGACCCGTGCGGCATCGTCGCGCGGTTCCTCGACGCCGAGGGCGGCTGA